From one Marmota flaviventris isolate mMarFla1 chromosome 1, mMarFla1.hap1, whole genome shotgun sequence genomic stretch:
- the LOC114082278 gene encoding olfactory receptor 7A17-like, with protein MEPGNNTRVSEFLLLGFSEEPELQPLIFGLFLSMYLVTVLGNLLIILAIISDSHLHTPMYFFLSNLSFVDICFTSTTIPKMLVNIQTQSKAITYAGCITQMYFFLVFVELDNFLLGVMAYDRFVAICHPLHYTAIMNPRLCGLLVLVCWILSVLHALLQSLMVLRLSFCRDIEIPHFFCELNQVVQLACFDNLLNDIVMNFALVLLATCPLAGILYSYSKIVFSIRAISSAQGKYKAFSTCASHLSVVSLFYCTVLGVYLSSAVSHSSRSSATASVMYTVVTPMLNPFIYSLRNKDVKRALLRLFGGKV; from the coding sequence ATGGAACCAGGAAATAATACAAGGGTCTCAGAATTCCTTCTGCTGGGATTTTCAGAGGAACCAGAACTGCAGCCCCTCATCTTTGGGCTGTTTCtctccatgtacctggtcactgtgctggggaacctgctcatcatcctggccatcatctcagactcccacctgcacacacccatgtacttcttcctgtcCAACCTGTCCTTTGTGGACATCtgcttcacctccaccaccatccccaagatgctggtgaacatccagACCCAGAGCAAGGCCATTACCTATGCAGGCTGCATCACACAGATgtacttttttttggtttttgtagaGTTGGATAACTTCCTCCTGGGTGTGATGGCCTATGACAGGTTTGTGGCCATATGTCACCCACTGCACTACACTGCCATCATGAATCCCAGGCTCTGTGGTTTGCTAGTTCTGGTGTGCTGGATCCTGAGTGTCCTGCATGCCTTGTTGCAAAGCTTAATGGTGTTGCGACTGTCCTTCTGCAGAGACATAGAAATCCCCCACTTTTTCTGTGAACTCAACCAGGTGGTCCAACTTGCCTGTTTTGACAACCTTCTTAATGACATAGTGATGAATTTTGCACTTGTGCTCTTGGCTACTTGTCCCCTCGCTGGCATTCTTTACTCCTACTCCAAGATAGTCTTCTCCATCCGTGCAATCTCTTCAGCTCAGGGcaagtacaaagccttctccacctgtgcctcCCACCTCTCTGTGGTCTCCTTATTTTACTGCACAGTCCTGGGTGTGTACCTCAGTTCTGCCGTATCCCACAGCTCACGCTCCAGTGCAACAGCCTCAGTGATGTACACggtggtcacccccatgctgaaccccttcatctacagtctGAGGAATAAAGATGTAAAGAGGGCCCTGCTAAGGCTCTTTGGAGGGAAAGTGTAA